The following coding sequences lie in one Candidatus Latescibacter sp. genomic window:
- a CDS encoding undecaprenyl-diphosphate phosphatase: MTDFQAIILGLIQGFAEFLPVSSSGHLVLAQKLFGLNGDLMTFDIFLHFGTLLAVLVVFYRSILSIILGCLAGIKSLFLERLSPSYIYQNSADVRMATALFIGTVPAGIVGIAFKNQIEALFSTTIPILAALFVTGTVLMITFLVKKGERHIGFWSGLIVGIAQAIAIIPGISRSGSTISTALFLKVDRQEAGEFSFLLSIPAVGGATVLAFRDFTSAAIQIPLHTIILGIAASFISGLISLVLLMSIVRKGKIGYFGLYCFAVVIAGAIYLHI; this comes from the coding sequence TTGACTGACTTTCAAGCCATTATTCTTGGACTTATTCAGGGTTTTGCCGAATTCCTGCCGGTTTCATCCTCCGGCCATCTGGTACTCGCCCAGAAGCTATTCGGGCTGAACGGCGACCTGATGACTTTTGACATTTTCTTACACTTCGGCACATTGCTGGCTGTTCTGGTGGTTTTCTACCGCTCTATTCTTTCCATTATTCTCGGATGCTTGGCAGGTATAAAATCCCTGTTTCTGGAAAGACTATCTCCATCTTATATATACCAAAATTCTGCTGATGTCCGCATGGCGACAGCACTGTTTATCGGGACAGTTCCCGCCGGTATAGTCGGAATCGCCTTCAAAAATCAGATCGAGGCGCTGTTCTCGACCACAATACCGATCTTAGCGGCCCTGTTTGTCACCGGTACAGTTCTCATGATCACATTCCTGGTAAAAAAAGGCGAGCGCCATATTGGCTTCTGGAGCGGGCTGATAGTTGGCATCGCACAGGCCATCGCCATCATACCCGGCATCTCCCGTTCCGGCTCGACCATATCCACAGCCCTTTTTCTGAAAGTCGACCGCCAGGAGGCAGGTGAATTCTCCTTCCTCCTTTCCATCCCTGCTGTGGGGGGCGCGACGGTTCTGGCGTTCAGGGATTTCACTTCTGCAGCCATACAGATACCCTTACATACGATAATACTCGGCATAGCGGCTTCATTCATCTCCGGTCTAATTTCTCTGGTGCTGCTCATGAGCATTGTGCGAAAGGGAAAGATCGGGTATTTCGGGCTGTACTGTTTTGCGGTTGTTATCGCGGGAGCGATATATCTGCATATTTAG